The following DNA comes from Teredinibacter haidensis.
GGGATCAGGCATCACGTGGTATTGCTTGTTGTAGCCGCCAATACTGTTAACTTCAATGACGCCTTTCACCTGGGCGAGCTGAGGTTTGATAATCCAGTCCTGAATTTCTCGCAATGCGGTTGAGGTGTAAAGTTCGCCATTGGCCATGCGGGCATCAGGTTTGGCTTGCACGGTGTACATAAAGATTTCACCCAAACCGGTGGATATGGGGCCCATCTCAGGTTCCAACCCAGGCGGTAAGACACTTTTGATCGCACCCAGTCGAGCGTTAATTAGGTTGCGGGCAAAATAGATATCCGTGCCTTCTTCAAACACCACCGTAACTTGTGACAAACCATAACGTGACAGTGATCGCGTGTAGGAAAGATTGGGCAAACCAGCCAAGGCGGTTTCCACTGGATAAGTAATGCGTTGTTCCGATTCTAATGGTGAGTAACCCGGAGCAGCGGTATTGATTTGTACCTGAACATTAGTGATATCGGGTACCGCATCAATTGGGAGTTTTTGATAACTCCATACGCCCACACCGACTATCAACAAAATCGAACATAAAAATAGTAAGCGCCTTTCAATGGCTAGGCGCAAGATAGATTCAATCATGGTGCGCCCCTTTAGTGGTCGTGTTCAGCTTCGGATTTTTCGATATCGGCTTTAATTAAATAGCTGTTCTGACTGACATACTCAGCGCTACTCTCAAGGCCATCGATGACTTCATAAAAGTGATCGTCTCCACGACCTAACACAAGAGGGGTAAAGGTGTATTCGTCGCCGTACTTAACAAATACGCCCTGGCGTCCGCCCAGGTTTTGGACGGCATCTTTCGCAACGGCAAGAGATACGGGAAAGCGACCAATCTCTAATTGGGCTTCCACTATCAAGCCCGGAGATAAGGTCTGCTTGGTGTTGTCCAGCTTGACCCGCGCCAATTGATAAGGGGAGTCCATCGACGGCACAACATGTTTTACCCTAGACTCAACGCGTCCGTTGGTTGTCAAAACATGCACGGACTGACCTTCTGCGACCGAGGATTGTTGCGCAGGGTAAACACGCAGCTCTGCCCACACAGTGTCAAAGTTGGCGATAGAAAATAGAATCTGATCCTGAGTCACTTCACCACTGTTGGCGTGTCGCTGAACAACACGACCAGAAATAGGTGAGCGTATTTTGTAGATTTTAAGGCTTTCATTGGATTCAATTTCTGCCAATACGTCACCGGTTTTTACAGTATCGCCGATAGTAACTTGAACAGACTTAACGAGACCTTCAAAGCGTGCACGTACATGGCTTAGCTGTTCTGGCCCCGAGATCAAATTACCGTAAACAGTGATGGTTTGGTGGAGCTCTTGTGAGCCGGCGTTTGCGGTAACGATGCCCACTTGTTGCGCCATGTCGCTATCGATGCGGCTGCTATTTTCATCGCCGTGTCCGTGCTCATCTTCTCCGTCATTCCCGTGATCATGTTCATTATGATCGTGTCCGTCGTCATCGTGATCAACGTGGTCTTCATGCTCATGTTTGTGGTCACCCTCCGACCAAGCGTTTAATGCAAGTGCACTTAACAGAAATGCCGAAGCAAACAGTACGCCTAAAAAAGGTGTTTTGCTTTTGGGTTTTAAATAAGAAAACAAGGTAGTTAAGCCTTTCATTATTTATTCTCCTTTGTTTTTTTATTCGCATGGTCATCGGCGTGATCGTTGTGGTCATGATCTTCATCGTGATCATCTTTGGTGGGACTCTTTTTGTGATCGACGTGGTTCTTATGTTCCTCGTGGTCGCCTTCAGCGTGGTGTTTTTTATGATCTCCACTTGCTTCATGTTGATGATCGTGGTTTTGCTTTTCAGCTGCGTGAACATACGTACTTAAAACAAAGCTGCTTAAAATAACGGTTAATGTCGTGATTACTGTGAGAATTGATTTTTTCATGGTCATAAATTCCTATGGTCTGATAGTAATCAAACCTAAATAAAATGGATTGAATTATTGATTAAGGGATTCACTGGACAGATTTTCTATCAGTGCTTGACTGATGAGTGCTGTCGATGCCGCATCGATATGTGCTTGTTTGGTTGCAAGTAATTCTTCCTGGGCAGCAATCAAATCCAGGTATCGATAGCGCCCATTTTCATAAGCTTTACGTGTGAGTTTGAGCGCGTTTTCGAGCGCTGGAATGATCTCATTTTCGGTTTTATTCACGGCCGCGATACTCTGCTGTCGGAGCGAATACGCTTCAAAAAGCTGCGAATGCAAACGCAAAAGTAGATCCTGCTGGGCATAATCCACGGCATTGCGGTTTGCTAGGGCAGCCTTCACTTCGCCGGTGTTTCGTTTTTTTGAAAATAACGGAATGGAGAGCCCTGCGGTGAATGCCGAATCGCCAGTTTCCTCAAAGCGTCTGATACCCGCACGCCAGGTCAGATCACTGCGTCCACCGGCGCGTGCCAGCGTCACTTCTGCATCTTTGATTCGCGCCTCACTCGCAAACACCTGAATAGTGGGCGATGTCTTCACTCGCGCATACAGCTGGTTGAACCCTTGGCTTGCGCCAAATACAAATAGGCTTCCCTCCAGATAGCTAAAGGCCGGAGTGGTATCTCCCCAAAAACGCGCAAGCCGCACCTTTTGACGCTCCAACCGCTCCACTAAGGCAGCGAGGCGGATCTCAGCGCGTGCAACTGCCGCTTGAGCGCGCATGACTTCAGCTTCGGGCGTTGCCCCTTTGTTGGAACGCGTTTTGACAGTTTTTAGTAATGATTGAGATAGTGCCAAAGATTCTTCCGCTAGTTGAATGTTGGCTTGGGTTGCCAAACTCTCGATGTAGCTCGCCGTCAGTTCACCGAGCACATCCAATGTAGTGGCTTGCTGTTCCCATTCCGCTTGGTGAATTCGAGCATCCACCAAAGACATGCGTGCTTTTCTTTTTCCACCCATTTCAATAACGGAAGAGAGTGAAAGTGTGGCTTCGGGACCATCGAGTCCTTTAAATGAGCCTGAACCCGCAAAGTTTTCCACCTCTAACTCGAGCTCCATTGCGGGGCGTAGTGCACCCGTTTGCTTTTGAGCATTTAAAGCGTCATTTACAAACCGGTATTGATATAACTGTGGGTTTTGCGCGAGGGTCTGAGTGATCGCGTCTTTTAGTGTGAGTGGGGTGTCAGTGCTTGCGTATCCAACTGGTGGTAGTAAGCCGCCAGCCAGAATAAACACAATCACACAGACTTTTCTACACCCGATAAGTGTAATAAATCGCATAACTTGATCCTAAATTAAGTCTAATTTTTCCGCTTTCGCGAAATTAAAATAAGGGCTTGAATTAGGTGTGTGCGATCGGAGGGCGTAAGAGCGGGTTAATGACTTTAGAAGGGAAGTTTTCGCTATAATCCGATTTGGATGCGGACGATTTTCTTAAGGCGAATCCGGAGGGTTTAACTAAAACCGC
Coding sequences within:
- a CDS encoding efflux RND transporter periplasmic adaptor subunit, which gives rise to MKGLTTLFSYLKPKSKTPFLGVLFASAFLLSALALNAWSEGDHKHEHEDHVDHDDDGHDHNEHDHGNDGEDEHGHGDENSSRIDSDMAQQVGIVTANAGSQELHQTITVYGNLISGPEQLSHVRARFEGLVKSVQVTIGDTVKTGDVLAEIESNESLKIYKIRSPISGRVVQRHANSGEVTQDQILFSIANFDTVWAELRVYPAQQSSVAEGQSVHVLTTNGRVESRVKHVVPSMDSPYQLARVKLDNTKQTLSPGLIVEAQLEIGRFPVSLAVAKDAVQNLGGRQGVFVKYGDEYTFTPLVLGRGDDHFYEVIDGLESSAEYVSQNSYLIKADIEKSEAEHDH
- a CDS encoding TolC family protein; the encoded protein is MRFITLIGCRKVCVIVFILAGGLLPPVGYASTDTPLTLKDAITQTLAQNPQLYQYRFVNDALNAQKQTGALRPAMELELEVENFAGSGSFKGLDGPEATLSLSSVIEMGGKRKARMSLVDARIHQAEWEQQATTLDVLGELTASYIESLATQANIQLAEESLALSQSLLKTVKTRSNKGATPEAEVMRAQAAVARAEIRLAALVERLERQKVRLARFWGDTTPAFSYLEGSLFVFGASQGFNQLYARVKTSPTIQVFASEARIKDAEVTLARAGGRSDLTWRAGIRRFEETGDSAFTAGLSIPLFSKKRNTGEVKAALANRNAVDYAQQDLLLRLHSQLFEAYSLRQQSIAAVNKTENEIIPALENALKLTRKAYENGRYRYLDLIAAQEELLATKQAHIDAASTALISQALIENLSSESLNQ